A region from the Mercenaria mercenaria strain notata chromosome 7, MADL_Memer_1, whole genome shotgun sequence genome encodes:
- the LOC128558430 gene encoding uncharacterized protein LOC128558430 yields MDDFIKTYFASGMKYREILLCLEKINGFKVSLRSLKRILSRMKLFRRINKSDGLSVALYVMENVMTSSKQLGYKMMHQKLLQEGYVVTQETVRLMMHICDKEGIEQRRRTRLQRRMYLNLGPNYLWHIDGYDKLKPYGLCINGAIDGFSRFIIWLEVHKTNSDPKIIAGYFMNAVKHLQGCPTRARSDYGTENVYIRQMVIFLRGQRDEGLTNSCFLQGSSNHNQRIERWWGILRNENVQYWIDFFTMLKSTGDFNGSFIDKAVLQFCFMDLIQEELNSIVKLWNNHRIRPSSNPNQPYGRPFLMYHCPGMFGCQDYLCRTSEAQVNLCLEESIQKGNVTCDETVFELCTIIMSDHNLMPAKTADDAALLYQFLRREILNELHQD; encoded by the exons ATGGatgactttataaaaacatattttgcatctGGTATGAAATACCGTGAAATATTActttgtcttgaaaaaataaatgggtTTAAAGTTTCTTTACGAAGCCTTAAACGGATATTGTCACGTATGAAGTTATTTAGACGCATAAATAAAAGTGATGGACTTAGTGTTGCTCTCTATGTCATGGAAAATGTAATGACATCCAGCAAACAACTTGGATACAAGATGATGCATCAGAAACTCCTTCAAGAGGGATATGTTGTTACACAGGAAACAGTTCGCCTGATGATGCATATTTGTGACAAAGAAGGTATTGAACAGAGAAGGAGAACTCGTCTTCAACGTCGGATGTACCTGAATCTTGGACCTAATTATTTATGGCATATTGACGGGTATGATAAATTGAAACCGTACGGGCTGTGTATCAACGGAGCTATCGATGGATTTTCTCGTTTCATAATATGGCTTGAGGTGCACAAAACAAACAGCGATCCGAAGATAATTGCTGGTTATTTTATGAACGCTGTGAAACATTTGCAAGGCTGTCCAACGCGTGCTAGGTCAGATTATGGCACCGAGAATGTTTACATTCGACAGATGGTCATTTTTCTTAGGGGTCAGAGAGACGAAGGGTTAACAAACAGCTGTTTTTTACAAGGATCAAGTAACCATAATCAAAGAATTGAGCGTTGGTGGGGTATACTTCGAAATGAAAATGTTCAGTACTGGATAGATTTTTTCACAATGCTGAAAAGTACTGGTGATTTTAACGGAAGCTTCATTGATAAGGCTGTTCTGCAGTTTTGTTTCATGGACTTAATTCAG gaagaaCTTAACTCTATAGTTAAACTGTGGAATAACCATCGTATAAGACCATCAAGCAATCCAAACCAGCCATACGGAAGACCATTTTTGATGTATCATTGTCCTGGTATGTTCGGCTGTCAGGATTACCTTTGTCGTACATCTGAAGCACAGGTGAACTTGTGTCTTGAGGAAAGTATTCAAAAGGGTAATGTTACATGTGACGAAACGGTGTTTGAACTGTGTACCATCATCATGTCGGACCATAATCTAATGCCTGCCAAAACAGCAGACGATGCTGCACTGCTTTACCAATTTCTCCGACGGGAAATATTAAACGAACTTCACCAGGACTAG